A stretch of Limanda limanda chromosome 7, fLimLim1.1, whole genome shotgun sequence DNA encodes these proteins:
- the LOC133005354 gene encoding 5-aminolevulinate synthase, non-specific, mitochondrial-like: MDAVIRRCPFLTTVPSVFLQLAGKSSLVNYAQKCPVMMDLASRALSSSASASKPTSTDDDQKHEALLPGETTPPAGQAVGSKCPFLAAEMEQKSNRVVREARIELQEDVQQMHFFCTGKINMDLSVVDLIEADQSNTESPKSFIKPVSHLLKDNLPEAVTFQYDRFFEKKIEGKKTDHTYRVFKTVNRRASSFPMADDYSESLHAKRDVSVWCSNDYLGMSRHPTVTRAIVETVQKHGAGAGGTRNISGNSKFHVELEQELADLHHKDAALLFTSCFVANDSTLFTLAKMLPGCEIYSDAGNHASMIQGIRNSGVKKCVFRHNDVSHLQELLEKSDDSTPKIVAFETVHSMDGAVCPLEEMCDIAHKYGALTFVDEVHAVGLYGPRGGGIGDRDRVMHKMDIISGTLGKAFGCVGGYIASTSALVDAVRSYAAGFIFTTSLPPMLLAGAKESIKILKSEEGQVLRRKHQRSVKLLRQMLMDSGLPVVHCPSHIIPVRVADAEKNNEICDIMMSRNNIYVQAINYPTVAKGEELLRIAPTPHHTPQMMDHFVEQLVKTWTEVGMELRPHPSAECNFCQQPLHFELMSERERSYFTGLSHMISAVA; this comes from the exons ATGGACGCAGTGATCCGCCGGTGCCCTTTCCTGACCACCGTGCCCAGTGTCTTCCTGCAGCTGGCTGGGAAGTCATCGCTGGTGAACTATGCCCAAAAGTGTCCCGTGATGATGGACCTGGCGTCCAGAGCTCTGTCCTCTTCGGCCTCGGCGTCCAAACCCACTTCAACAGATGACG ATCAGAAGCATGAAGCGTTGCTCCCAGGTGAGACTACGCCACCTGCTGGCCAGGCTGTGGGCTCTAAATGCCCTTTCCTGGCTGCAGAGATGGAGCAGAAAAGCAACAGAGTCGTGAGGGAGGCGAGGATcgagctgcaggaggacgtcCAGCAGATGCACTTCTTCTGCACAG GGAAAATAAACATGGATTTATCGGTTGTGGATCTCATCGAGGCAGACCAGTCCAACACCGAGTCACCGAAAAGTTTCATTAAACCAGTATCTCACCTGTTGAAGGATAATCTGCCTGAAG CCGTCACATTCCAGTATGACAGGTTTTTTGAAAAGAAGATTGAAGGCAAGAAGACGGATCACACGTACAGGGTTTTCAAGACGGTGAACAGACGCGCCTCCTCATTCCCGATGGCAGACGACTACTCGGAGTCTCTTCATGCAAAGAGAGACGTGTCTGTGTGGTGCAGCAACGACTACCTCGGCATGAGCCGTCACCCCACAGTCACCCGGGCTATTGT TGAGACTGTTCAGAAGCACGGTGCTGGAGCAGGAGGCACAAGGAACATTTCAGGGAACAGTAAATTCCACGTGGAGCTGGAACAGGAGCTGGCTGACCTGCACCACAAGGACGCCGCCCTGCTGTTCACCTCCTGCTTTGTAGCCAATGACTCCACATTGTTTACTCTGGCAAAAATGCTTCCAG GCTGTGAAATCTACTCTGACGCAGGCAACCATGCCTCAATGATCCAGGGGATAAGAAACAGCGGGGTCAAGAAGTGTGTGTTCCGTCACAATGACGTCAGCCACTTGCAGGAGCTGCTCGAGAAGTCTGATGACTCAACTCCGAAGATTGTTGCCTTTGAGACGGTGCACTCGATGGACG GGGCTGTGTGCCCACTTGAAGAAATGTGTGACATTGCCCATAAGTACGGAGCTCTGACCTTCGTGGATGAAGTTCACGCCGTGGGCTTGTATGGgccgagaggaggagggatcggggacagagacagagtcatgCACAAGATGGACATCATCTCCGGGACCCTCG GCAAAGCATTCGGCTGCGTCGGGGGTTACATCGCGAGCACCAGCGCCCTGGTGGACGCGGTCCGCTCCTACGCTGCTGGATTCATCTTCACCACTTCCCTGCCTCCCATGCTGCTCGCAGGGGCGAAGGAATCCATCAAGATCCTGAAAAGCGAAGAAGGCCAGGTGCTCAGGAGGAAACACCAGAGGAGCGTCAAGCTGCTCCGACAGATGCTGATGGACTCGGGCCTTCCGGTCGTCCACTGTCCAAGCCACATCATCCCTGTCCGG GTTGCAGATGCAGAGAAGAACAATGAGATCTGTGACATCATGATGTCTCGCAACAACATCTACGTCCAGGCAATCAACTACCCCACCGTGGCTAAAGGAGAGGAGCTGCTCCGCAtcgcccccaccccccaccacaccCCACAGATGATGGACCACTTTGTTG agcagctggTGAAGACGTGGACCGAGGTGGGAATGGAGCTGAGGCCGCACCCCTCAGCCGAGTGTAACTTCTGCCAGCAGCCTCTTCACTTCGAGCTGATGAGCGAGAGGGAGAGGTCCTACTTCACAGGCCTCAGTCACATGATATCAGCTGTGGCCTGA
- the spo11 gene encoding meiotic recombination protein SPO11, with protein sequence MASSAAEGFPEIDKLRAEQLNGVGVVTDREREQEEVSHREILSRIENIILGIVTSLSKEEAPFLAVPNRSSWANISFHSAVGLQMSSGGSVSTIRSDCPSSVTKFAQILKILSVIYKLVQSNSYATKRDIYYNNTQLFVSQTTVDSIVDDISCMLKVPRRSLHVLATSKGLIAGDLCYMEEDGTRIDCHSSSAGVAVSSNIAGIRNIVSSAKFVLIVEKDATFQRLLDDDFCTKLRPCIIITGKGVPDVNSRLMVRKLWDTLHVPTFALVDADPHGIEIMCIYKYGSVAMSFEAHSLTVPSVMWLGLLPSDLQRLQVPEDVLIPLTERDESKLSSLLKRPYLSSQPNWQREMELMQQTKVKAEIQSLATIAPDFLTSIYLPNKLRYGGWI encoded by the exons ATGGCTTCCTCGGCAGCAGAAGGTTTCCCTGAAATCGACAAACTCCGAGCCGAGCAGCTGAACGGTGTTGGAGTCGTGACGGACAGAGAGCGCGAACAGGAGGAAGTCAGCCA CAGGGAAATTCTGTCCCGTATTGAAAACATCATCCTTGGAATAGTGACCAGTCTTTCCAAAGAAGAGGCTCCTTTCCTGGCAGTGCCCAACAGATCCAGCTGGGCTAACATCAG TTTTCACAGTGCCGTGGGGCTTCAGATGAGTTCAGGAGGTTCCGTCAGCACCATTAGGAGCGACTGTCCTTCGTCTGTCACTAAATTTG cacaaatTCTCAAGATCCTCTCTGTCATCTACAAACTTGTGCAGAGCAACTCGTACGCCACGAaaag AGACATCTattacaacaacacacagctgtttgtgtCACAGACAACTGTGGACAGTATTGTAGATGATATCTCCTGCATGCTGAAGGTTCCTCGCAGATCTCTTCATGTG TTGGCCACGTCCAAGGGATTGATCGCGGGTGATCTGTGTTACATGGAGGAGGACGGCACACGGATTGACTGCCACTCAAGCTCAGCT ggTGTTGCAGTTTCATCAAACATTGCTGGGATTAGAA ATATTGTATCATCTGCGAAATTTGTCCTGATAGTTGAGAAGGATGCAACTTTCCAGAGACTCCTGGATGACGACTTCTGCACAAAGCTCCGTCCCTGCATCATAATCACA GGTAAAGGTGTgccagatgtgaacagcaggttgATGGTGAGGAAGCTTTGGGACACACTGCACGTCCCCACCTTCGCTTTGGTGGATGCTGACCCTCACG GCATTGAAATCATGTGTATCTACAAGTACGGATCAGTG GCCATGTCGTTTGAGGCCCACAGTCTGACCGTCCCCAGCGTTATGTGGCTAGGCCTCCTCCCCTCTGACCTCCAGAG GCTGCAGGTTCCCGAGGATGTCCTGATCCCACTCACCGAGAGAGATGAAAGCAAACTCAGTAGTCTTCTTAAAAGGCCGTACTTGAGCAGCCAGCCCAACTGGCAAAGAGAG ATGGAACTGATGCAACAGACTAAGGTCAAGGCTGAAATACAGTCCCTGGCAACCATAGCTCCTGATTTCCTCACCAGCATCTACCTGCCCAACAAGCTGCGTTACGGAGGCTGGATATGA